Proteins from a genomic interval of Polaribacter sejongensis:
- the bshA gene encoding N-acetyl-alpha-D-glucosaminyl L-malate synthase BshA, giving the protein MKIGIVCYPTFGGSGVVATELGMALADKGHEVHFITYNQPVRLDFLSHNLHFHQVVIEEYPLFEYQPYELALSSKMVEVVKKHDLEVLHVHYAIPHAYAAYMAKQMLKEKGLDVRVVTTLHGTDITLVGSHPTYKTAVEFSINNSDVVTAVSNNLKETTNTLFNITKDIKVIYNFIDVEKYNNAHKEECKRIALAKPNERIFTHVSNFRPVKRVEDVVRIFSEVRKEIPSKLLMIGEGPERAKAEKVVKDLKLTEDVFFLGNSTEVAKILCYTDVFLLPSQTESFGLAALEAMAAGTAVISTNTGGLPEVNIHGETGYLSNLGDVADMAKNAISIVKDDITLERFKKNAKNHTKQFSLENILPVYEEIYKSCYKSNVI; this is encoded by the coding sequence ATGAAAATAGGAATTGTTTGTTACCCAACATTTGGGGGAAGTGGAGTAGTAGCTACGGAATTGGGAATGGCTTTGGCAGATAAAGGACATGAAGTCCATTTTATTACTTATAACCAGCCAGTTCGTTTAGACTTTCTATCTCATAACCTACATTTTCATCAAGTTGTAATAGAAGAATACCCTCTTTTTGAATACCAACCTTATGAATTAGCGCTGTCTAGTAAAATGGTAGAAGTAGTTAAAAAGCATGATTTAGAAGTTTTACATGTACATTATGCAATACCACATGCGTATGCAGCATATATGGCAAAACAAATGTTAAAAGAAAAAGGTTTAGATGTTAGGGTTGTAACTACTTTGCACGGAACAGATATTACTTTGGTAGGTAGTCATCCTACTTATAAAACGGCTGTAGAATTTAGTATTAATAATTCTGATGTAGTTACTGCAGTTTCTAATAATTTAAAAGAAACCACAAATACGTTATTCAATATTACAAAAGATATTAAAGTAATTTATAATTTTATTGATGTTGAAAAATATAATAATGCACATAAAGAAGAGTGTAAAAGAATAGCATTAGCAAAACCAAATGAACGAATTTTTACACACGTAAGTAATTTTAGACCTGTAAAGAGAGTAGAAGATGTTGTTAGAATTTTTAGTGAAGTAAGAAAAGAAATTCCTTCTAAACTATTAATGATTGGTGAAGGGCCAGAAAGAGCAAAAGCAGAAAAAGTTGTAAAAGACTTAAAACTAACAGAAGATGTATTCTTTTTAGGAAACAGTACAGAAGTAGCTAAAATATTATGTTATACAGATGTTTTTCTATTGCCTTCGCAAACAGAAAGTTTTGGTTTAGCTGCTTTAGAAGCAATGGCGGCAGGTACTGCTGTAATATCTACCAATACAGGTGGTTTACCAGAAGTAAATATTCATGGAGAAACTGGTTATTTAAGCAATTTGGGTGATGTAGCAGATATGGCAAAAAATGCGATCTCAATTGTAAAAGATGATATTACTTTAGAAAGGTTTAAGAAAAATGCTAAAAATCATACTAAGCAGTTTTCTTTAGAAAATATATTACCAGTTTATGAAGAAATTTATAAATCTTGTTATAAAAGTAACGTTATATAG
- a CDS encoding DUF937 domain-containing protein, giving the protein MAGILDILNSDLGKQIISGVSGSTGNDTSKTSSVLTMALPVLMKAMERNSATPEGAAGLMGALSGKHDGSILDNLGGLFDGGVDESVKQDGAGILGHILGSKQQGVEQVIGQKSGLDAGSVANILKVAAPILMGVLAKQSKENNVTDSSGLGGLLGGMLGGNDAANEQSFLEKILDADGDGSVVDDVAGMFLGGDNKNSGGIGGLLGGLFGK; this is encoded by the coding sequence ATGGCAGGTATTTTAGACATATTAAATAGTGATTTAGGAAAACAAATAATCTCAGGAGTTTCTGGGTCAACAGGAAATGACACGAGCAAAACAAGTAGTGTTTTAACAATGGCTTTACCAGTGTTAATGAAAGCTATGGAAAGAAATTCCGCTACACCAGAAGGTGCTGCTGGATTAATGGGGGCTCTATCGGGTAAACATGATGGTAGTATCTTAGACAACCTTGGAGGTTTATTTGATGGTGGTGTAGATGAAAGTGTAAAACAAGATGGTGCTGGAATATTAGGACATATTTTAGGAAGTAAACAACAAGGTGTTGAGCAAGTTATTGGTCAGAAATCTGGCTTAGATGCTGGTTCTGTTGCTAATATTTTAAAAGTAGCTGCACCAATATTAATGGGTGTTTTAGCAAAACAATCTAAAGAAAACAACGTTACAGATTCTTCTGGACTAGGTGGTTTATTAGGCGGAATGTTAGGTGGTAATGACGCAGCTAACGAACAAAGCTTCTTAGAAAAAATACTAGATGCAGATGGAGATGGAAGTGTTGTAGATGATGTTGCTGGAATGTTTTTAGGTGGTGATAATAAAAACTCTGGAGGAATTGGAGGTTTATTAGGTGGTCTTTTTGGAAAATAA
- a CDS encoding dicarboxylate/amino acid:cation symporter codes for MKKLALHWKILIGMVLGILFGFIMNSVEGGKGFVTDWIKPFGTIFINLLKLIAVPLILASLIKGISDLKDISKIKKMGIRTMIIYMLTTLVAIVIGLGIVNVVKPGVGMSADTIEKIKAKYETSSDVVDKLTKASAQSNTGPLQSLVDIFPSNIFTSLSDASMLQIIFFALFVGVSLLLIPEKKAKPLMNFFDSLNEVVMKMVDLIMLFAPYAVFALLANVIIAFDDTEILLKLLVYALCVVGGLLLMIGFYLILVSVYTKKSPLWFLKQISPAQLLAFSTSSSAATLPVTMERVEEHLGVDPEVAGFVLPVGATINMDGTSLYQAIAAVFIMQVIWPEGLTFSNQLVIVATALLASIGSAAVPSAGMVMLVIVLESIGFPAELLPIGLALIFAVDRPLDMMRTTVNVTGDATVAMIIAKSLDKLHDDPKPKDWDDNYDDVK; via the coding sequence ATGAAAAAACTAGCATTACACTGGAAGATTTTAATTGGTATGGTTCTTGGAATTCTTTTCGGTTTCATCATGAACTCTGTTGAAGGAGGTAAAGGTTTTGTTACAGATTGGATAAAACCATTTGGCACCATTTTTATAAACTTATTAAAACTAATTGCAGTACCCCTAATTTTGGCTTCTTTAATTAAAGGAATTTCTGATTTAAAAGATATTTCTAAAATTAAAAAAATGGGAATTAGAACTATGATTATCTACATGTTAACTACTTTGGTTGCTATTGTAATTGGCTTAGGTATTGTAAATGTGGTAAAACCAGGAGTAGGTATGTCTGCAGACACAATAGAGAAGATAAAGGCTAAATATGAAACATCTTCTGATGTTGTAGACAAATTAACAAAAGCGAGTGCACAAAGTAATACAGGACCACTACAGTCTTTAGTAGATATCTTTCCGAGTAATATTTTTACATCATTAAGTGATGCAAGTATGCTTCAAATTATCTTTTTTGCTCTATTTGTTGGAGTTTCTTTATTGTTAATTCCAGAGAAAAAAGCAAAACCATTAATGAATTTCTTTGATTCCTTAAATGAAGTTGTCATGAAAATGGTAGATTTAATTATGCTTTTTGCTCCGTATGCCGTATTTGCGTTATTAGCAAATGTTATTATTGCTTTTGATGATACAGAAATCCTTTTAAAACTTTTAGTTTATGCCCTTTGTGTAGTTGGAGGTTTATTACTAATGATAGGATTCTATCTAATTTTAGTGAGTGTTTATACAAAAAAATCACCTCTTTGGTTTTTAAAACAAATAAGTCCGGCACAATTATTAGCATTTTCAACAAGTTCTAGCGCTGCAACCTTACCAGTAACTATGGAAAGGGTAGAAGAACATTTAGGTGTAGATCCAGAAGTAGCAGGTTTTGTTTTACCAGTAGGAGCCACCATTAATATGGATGGTACAAGTTTATACCAAGCCATTGCAGCAGTTTTTATTATGCAAGTAATATGGCCAGAAGGGCTTACTTTTTCTAATCAGCTTGTTATTGTAGCCACTGCTTTATTAGCTTCTATTGGTTCTGCAGCTGTACCTAGTGCAGGTATGGTTATGTTGGTTATTGTTTTAGAATCGATAGGTTTTCCAGCGGAATTATTACCAATTGGATTGGCGCTTATTTTTGCTGTAGACAGACCTTTAGATATGATGAGAACTACTGTAAATGTAACAGGAGATGCTACTGTAGCTATGATAATTGCTAAGTCTTTAGATAAATTACATGATGATCCTAAACCAAAAGATTGGGATGATAATTATGATGATGTAAAGTAG
- a CDS encoding sulfurtransferase, with amino-acid sequence MMSLKITKPIVSVGWLQDNLEHKNLIILDCTIPKVTEKSNTVKSDEKTQIKGAIFFDIKNTFSDVNGKFPNTILSSKEFEYKAQELGINTDSFIVCYDDLGIYSSPRVWWMFQLMGFTNVAVLDGGFPEWIANKYPIENQQKNSRSKGDFKVNYQSEKIKFTKDILNAINNETILIADARSKGRFNSTEPEPRSDVKGGHIPNSVSLPFSEIIENGTFKSEAALKVIFKEINPEKKPFIFSCGTGITASVLALGAEISGSKNYAVYDGSWTEWGSTENLPIEI; translated from the coding sequence ATGATGTCCTTAAAAATAACAAAACCGATAGTTTCTGTAGGTTGGTTACAAGATAATTTAGAACATAAAAATCTAATTATTTTAGATTGTACGATACCAAAAGTTACTGAAAAGTCAAATACCGTTAAATCTGATGAAAAAACACAGATTAAAGGTGCTATTTTTTTTGATATTAAAAACACTTTTTCTGATGTAAACGGAAAATTTCCGAACACCATTTTATCATCAAAAGAATTTGAATATAAAGCACAAGAATTAGGAATTAATACTGATAGTTTTATTGTTTGTTATGACGATTTAGGAATATATTCTTCACCAAGAGTTTGGTGGATGTTTCAATTAATGGGCTTTACAAACGTTGCTGTTTTAGATGGCGGTTTTCCTGAATGGATTGCAAATAAATACCCTATTGAAAATCAACAAAAGAATTCACGTTCAAAAGGTGATTTTAAGGTGAATTATCAATCAGAAAAAATTAAATTTACAAAAGATATTTTGAATGCAATTAATAATGAAACTATTTTAATTGCTGATGCACGCTCCAAAGGTCGTTTTAATAGTACCGAACCAGAACCTAGAAGTGATGTAAAAGGAGGTCATATACCTAATTCTGTAAGTTTGCCTTTTAGTGAAATTATAGAAAATGGAACATTCAAATCTGAAGCAGCATTAAAAGTTATCTTCAAAGAGATAAACCCAGAAAAGAAACCTTTTATTTTTTCTTGCGGAACAGGAATCACTGCTTCGGTGTTGGCTTTAGGTGCAGAAATATCAGGATCTAAAAACTATGCTGTTTATGATGGTTCTTGGACAGAGTGGGGAAGTACGGAGAATTTACCAATAGAAATTTAA